A single region of the Streptomyces caelestis genome encodes:
- a CDS encoding condensation protein yields the protein MTTPVRVPFPVVDEVSRHCLQEEEPETVHIEVHLPGPVDRSRLRKAFTEALHRHPRILMREAKGPWYRRRYAWELTDEPDTEVVTFTPTGPRALQDARTRALTVAPPLSVSPPIRLEAVGSVLFLTINHTALDGPACLRILATAAELYGGRDNSPAAPPPRRDLALQEPPDIPATWSPPARVAPGKPDPSPGNGMLVTELPLPHRPKGSPYTVNDQLMVTTALTIAHWNREHGARPRALRITMPVDDRPRDTTMPIGNGTRLVEVPFVAAELDHPDMSALLRRTAERTRTLKSLPRPQLGHGAALLTAPWAPVAARAALTRALRRAAAPWTSTTLLSNIGRIPYPLDFGEETGRAHAVWFSAPARMPRGLTVTTASTAGRLHLALRWSRALLSHGDGAHLRDLFEHYLHTTEVTP from the coding sequence ATGACGACACCGGTACGCGTCCCGTTCCCGGTGGTGGACGAGGTGTCCCGGCACTGCCTCCAGGAGGAGGAACCGGAGACGGTCCACATCGAGGTCCACCTCCCCGGGCCCGTCGACCGGTCCCGCCTGCGCAAGGCCTTCACGGAGGCCCTGCACCGGCATCCACGCATCCTGATGCGGGAGGCGAAAGGGCCGTGGTACCGGCGCCGCTACGCGTGGGAGCTGACGGACGAGCCGGACACGGAGGTCGTCACCTTCACGCCGACAGGCCCACGCGCGCTCCAGGACGCCAGGACACGCGCCCTGACCGTGGCACCACCCCTGTCGGTGTCCCCACCGATACGGCTTGAGGCAGTGGGCTCAGTCCTGTTCCTCACCATCAACCACACCGCCCTCGACGGCCCGGCCTGCCTCCGGATCCTGGCCACCGCGGCCGAGTTGTACGGAGGCAGGGACAACTCCCCCGCGGCACCCCCGCCCCGTAGGGACCTAGCCCTCCAGGAGCCCCCGGACATCCCGGCCACCTGGTCACCCCCCGCACGGGTAGCGCCGGGCAAGCCCGACCCCTCCCCCGGCAACGGCATGCTCGTCACCGAACTCCCCCTCCCCCACCGCCCCAAGGGCTCCCCCTACACCGTCAACGACCAGCTCATGGTCACCACGGCCCTGACCATCGCCCACTGGAACAGGGAACACGGCGCCCGTCCCCGCGCCCTGCGCATCACCATGCCCGTGGACGACCGCCCCCGTGACACCACGATGCCCATCGGCAACGGCACCCGGCTGGTGGAAGTCCCCTTCGTAGCAGCCGAGTTGGACCACCCGGACATGTCCGCCCTCCTCCGGCGCACCGCGGAGCGCACTCGCACACTGAAGTCCCTCCCCCGCCCCCAACTGGGCCACGGCGCCGCCCTCCTCACCGCCCCCTGGGCCCCCGTCGCCGCCCGCGCCGCCCTGACCCGCGCCCTGCGCCGGGCCGCCGCGCCCTGGACGTCGACCACGCTGCTCAGCAACATCGGCCGCATCCCGTACCCCCTGGACTTCGGCGAGGAGACGGGCCGCGCGCACGCGGTGTGGTTCTCGGCGCCGGCCCGGATGCCGCGCGGCCTCACCGTGACCACCGCCTCCACCGCCGGCCGCCTCCACCTGGCCCTGCGCTGGTCCCGGGCCCTGCTCAGCCACGGCGACGGCGCTCACCTCCGCGACCTGTTCGAGCACTATCTGCACACCACGGAGGTGACCCCGTGA
- a CDS encoding class I SAM-dependent methyltransferase, protein MTTTTPASPPRDLRDFYENPAVPVASGTPRSIRQARMLAGALGPADPEPRTILDIGCGDGTAAATAAPLLPGHHVIGVDWSQDALRRARTRIPYAVRGELTGGGLPFAPESADAVLFSEVIEHLVDPDAALDEIRRILRPGGHLMLSTPNLAAWYNRALLLAGVQPVFSEVSLRGIHGRPGKEVVGHLRLYTARALREFVAASGFTVVTLEGAPFHGVPRPLRPLDRLACARPQLASILLLHARRT, encoded by the coding sequence GTGACGACGACCACCCCGGCGTCCCCGCCCCGCGACCTGCGCGACTTCTACGAGAACCCGGCCGTCCCCGTCGCCTCCGGCACCCCGCGCAGCATCCGCCAGGCCCGCATGCTGGCCGGGGCACTCGGCCCGGCGGACCCCGAGCCGCGGACGATCCTCGACATCGGCTGCGGAGACGGCACCGCCGCCGCCACCGCCGCCCCGCTCCTGCCCGGCCACCACGTCATCGGCGTCGACTGGTCCCAGGACGCCCTCAGGCGCGCCCGCACCCGCATCCCGTACGCGGTCCGCGGCGAACTCACTGGCGGTGGGCTGCCGTTCGCGCCGGAGTCGGCCGACGCCGTGCTGTTCAGCGAGGTGATCGAGCATCTCGTCGACCCGGACGCGGCGCTCGACGAGATCCGCAGGATCCTGCGGCCCGGCGGGCATCTGATGCTGTCCACGCCGAACCTGGCCGCCTGGTACAACCGCGCGTTGCTGCTCGCCGGCGTCCAGCCGGTCTTCTCGGAGGTCAGCCTGCGCGGCATCCACGGCCGCCCCGGGAAGGAGGTCGTAGGACATCTGCGCCTCTACACCGCCCGCGCGCTGCGGGAGTTCGTCGCCGCCTCCGGGTTCACGGTCGTGACGCTCGAAGGCGCTCCCTTCCACGGCGTACCGCGCCCGCTGCGGCCGCTGGACCGGCTGGCCTGTGCCCGGCCGCAGCTGGCGTCGATCCTGCTGCTGCACGCCAGGAGGACGTAG
- a CDS encoding Trm112 family protein: MKPDDPLLKILACPLDKGPLHLLAEETGQEEALYNPRLRRRYPIVDGIPQLLPSSGEQVPDDEHEELLQRMAP, from the coding sequence ATGAAGCCCGACGACCCGCTGCTGAAGATCCTTGCCTGCCCGCTCGACAAAGGCCCGCTGCATCTGCTGGCCGAGGAGACCGGGCAGGAGGAGGCGCTGTACAACCCGCGGTTGCGCCGCCGCTATCCGATCGTCGACGGCATTCCGCAGCTCCTGCCGTCCTCGGGCGAGCAGGTCCCGGACGACGAACACGAGGAACTTCTCCAGAGGATGGCCCCATGA
- a CDS encoding FkbM family methyltransferase, with protein sequence MTSLAARLAPLLPTRLVAATARALYPRFEPELARLAELCPPDCGTAVDVGGWYGPWTHRLSGLAEHVVTIEPVPHLARLLAAAVPPNVRVIRAAASDRPGIARLWLPPDDSGDRGVSSLVRRDIHGRALDVPCVTLDELGLRNVGFIKIDVDGNEPAVLRGATGLLARDRPALFVELESRIQPISPVVTYLSLLGYEGWVLPGDRWVPLAKFPLEAHQADASYVVSHGLLRRVLPSDVLRGPRYVNSVLFLPDGRRPGTAPVGDDGSHALRKAPR encoded by the coding sequence ATGACCAGCCTGGCAGCCCGCCTCGCTCCCCTCCTGCCCACCCGTCTGGTGGCCGCGACGGCCCGGGCGCTCTACCCCCGGTTCGAACCGGAGCTGGCCCGGCTCGCCGAGCTGTGCCCGCCGGACTGCGGTACGGCGGTGGACGTCGGCGGCTGGTACGGGCCCTGGACGCACCGGCTGTCCGGCCTGGCCGAGCACGTCGTGACGATCGAACCGGTGCCCCATCTGGCCCGCCTGCTGGCCGCCGCCGTCCCGCCGAACGTACGGGTGATCCGTGCCGCGGCCTCGGACCGCCCGGGCATCGCCCGCCTGTGGCTGCCGCCGGACGACTCGGGCGACCGGGGCGTGTCGTCGCTGGTGCGGCGTGACATCCACGGCCGGGCGCTGGACGTCCCCTGCGTCACGCTGGACGAGCTGGGCCTGCGGAACGTCGGCTTCATCAAGATCGACGTGGACGGCAACGAGCCGGCGGTGCTGCGGGGCGCGACGGGCCTGCTGGCCCGCGACCGCCCGGCCCTGTTCGTGGAGCTGGAGTCCCGCATCCAGCCGATCAGCCCGGTGGTGACGTACCTGTCCCTGCTGGGCTACGAGGGCTGGGTCCTGCCCGGCGACCGGTGGGTGCCGCTGGCGAAGTTCCCCCTGGAGGCGCACCAGGCGGACGCCTCCTACGTGGTCTCGCACGGCCTGCTGCGCCGCGTCCTGCCGTCCGACGTCCTGCGCGGCCCGCGCTACGTCAACTCGGTCCTCTTCCTCCCGGACGGCCGCCGCCCGGGCACCGCGCCGGTGGGCGACGATGGTTCCCATGCCCTCCGGAAAGCGCCCCGCTAG
- a CDS encoding ATP-grasp domain-containing protein, whose translation MAGTPRIALVTYDPGGVESRDRDLPVLVDALREAGAEAAAVHWDDPSVDWAGFDLALIRSTWDYSWRAEEFAAWAERCGKVTRLANPVDVVRWNADKRYLGRLAEAGVPAVPTRYFAPGDPVELPADREYVVKPTSGAGARYAARYPAGERDAAVRQAERMHAEGFTVMLQPYLTSIDTHGERALQFFGGRLLHASRKGSVLAPGTPYDADKVAHPDLRPWEPTAAELDVARRALAAVPGQPELLYARVDLVTGPDGEPCVMELELIEPNLFLWLHPQSVPRVVEAVLAAAG comes from the coding sequence GTGGCCGGCACCCCGCGTATAGCGCTCGTCACCTACGACCCCGGTGGCGTCGAGAGCAGGGACCGGGACCTGCCGGTGCTGGTGGACGCGCTGCGGGAGGCCGGGGCCGAGGCCGCCGCCGTCCACTGGGACGACCCGTCGGTCGACTGGGCCGGCTTCGACCTGGCCCTCATACGCTCCACCTGGGACTACAGCTGGCGGGCCGAGGAGTTCGCGGCGTGGGCCGAGCGGTGCGGGAAGGTGACGCGGCTGGCCAACCCGGTGGACGTCGTGCGGTGGAACGCCGACAAGAGGTATCTGGGCCGGCTCGCGGAGGCCGGGGTGCCCGCCGTGCCGACCCGCTACTTCGCGCCCGGCGACCCCGTCGAGCTGCCCGCCGACCGCGAGTACGTCGTGAAACCCACCTCGGGGGCAGGGGCCCGGTACGCCGCGCGCTACCCGGCCGGGGAGCGGGACGCCGCCGTGCGCCAGGCCGAGCGGATGCACGCCGAGGGCTTCACCGTCATGCTCCAGCCCTACCTGACCAGCATCGACACGCACGGCGAGCGGGCCCTGCAGTTCTTCGGCGGACGTCTGCTGCACGCCAGCCGCAAGGGCTCCGTCCTCGCGCCGGGCACACCGTACGACGCCGACAAGGTCGCCCATCCCGACCTCCGGCCCTGGGAGCCGACCGCCGCCGAACTCGACGTGGCCCGGCGGGCACTGGCCGCCGTACCCGGACAGCCGGAACTGCTGTACGCGCGCGTGGACCTCGTCACCGGGCCGGACGGGGAGCCGTGCGTGATGGAACTGGAGCTGATCGAGCCGAACCTGTTCCTGTGGCTGCACCCGCAGTCCGTACCGAGGGTGGTCGAGGCGGTCCTGGCCGCCGCCGGCTGA
- a CDS encoding MerR family transcriptional regulator has translation MDMLTIGAFAKACRLSPKALRLYDELDLLRPARVDPDTGYRYYAVGQLVQARLVAWLRRLGMPLAEIRQVCRLHDRDSTAAALEIRAYWARVEAETAVRRDLAAFLVDHLTADSRESGKDTAMLELRYSAHSDTGRVRPANQDTAYAGTRLLAVADGFGPAGAPASSAAVEALRFLDTDEIPAGGVLNLLEDAVRGAAQAVRDVADGADDIGTTLTALLWTGSRLALVHIGDSRAYLLRDGELFLITHDHTVVQSMIDEGRLTPEEAVSHPQRSFLLKALTGDGTPAIPDLRLHDTHPGDRYLLCSDGLSSVVPEDRIRELLTSPATPDETVQALVGAANEAGGPDNVSCVVADVAEARR, from the coding sequence ATGGACATGCTGACGATCGGCGCGTTCGCGAAGGCGTGCCGGCTCTCGCCGAAGGCACTGCGCCTCTACGACGAGCTGGACCTGCTGCGGCCCGCCCGGGTGGACCCGGACACCGGTTACCGGTACTACGCGGTCGGGCAGTTGGTGCAGGCCCGGCTGGTGGCGTGGCTGCGGCGGCTCGGCATGCCGCTGGCCGAGATCCGCCAGGTGTGCCGGCTGCACGACCGCGACTCCACGGCCGCCGCCCTGGAGATCCGCGCCTACTGGGCGCGTGTCGAGGCGGAGACGGCGGTACGGCGGGACCTCGCCGCGTTCCTGGTCGATCACCTGACAGCGGACTCGCGAGAGTCCGGAAAGGATACCGCCATGCTGGAACTGCGCTACTCAGCCCACTCGGACACCGGGCGCGTCCGCCCCGCCAACCAGGACACGGCGTACGCGGGCACCCGGCTGCTCGCCGTCGCCGACGGCTTCGGACCGGCGGGCGCGCCCGCGAGCAGCGCCGCCGTGGAGGCACTGCGCTTCCTGGACACGGACGAGATCCCGGCCGGCGGGGTCCTCAACCTCCTGGAGGACGCGGTACGGGGCGCCGCCCAGGCCGTGCGGGACGTGGCCGACGGCGCCGACGACATCGGCACGACCCTGACCGCCCTGCTCTGGACGGGCTCGCGGCTGGCCCTGGTGCACATCGGCGACTCCCGCGCCTATCTGCTGCGCGACGGCGAACTGTTCCTCATCACCCACGACCACACGGTCGTCCAGTCGATGATCGACGAGGGGCGTCTGACGCCCGAGGAGGCCGTCTCCCACCCCCAGCGATCCTTCCTCCTGAAGGCCCTGACGGGCGACGGCACCCCCGCGATCCCGGACCTCCGCCTGCACGACACCCACCCGGGCGACCGCTATCTGCTGTGCTCCGACGGCCTGTCCAGTGTGGTCCCCGAGGACCGGATCCGGGAGCTCCTCACCTCGCCCGCCACCCCCGACGAGACGGTCCAGGCCCTGGTCGGCGCGGCGAACGAGGCAGGCGGGCCCGACAACGTGAGCTGTGTGGTGGCAGACGTGGCGGAGGCGAGGCGGTAA
- a CDS encoding acyl-CoA synthetase, whose protein sequence is MSSLFPALTDAPANRPALRFGERSLTYAQLAAAAGATAGRIREARRVAVWATPTMETAVAVVAALLAGVPAVPLNPKSGENELGHILSDSAPDLVLTAPDDQLPAPLRDLSRLDVDVHGTGPAPEDRADESDPALIVYTSGTTGPPKGAVIPRRAIASTLDALADAWQWTVDDVLVHGLPLFHVHGLVLGTLGPLRRGGSVRHLGRFTTQGVARELNAGATMLFGVPTMYHRIAEAVTGDPELVKALTGARLLVSGSAALPVHDHGRIATATGRRVIERYGMTETLMNTSVRADGEARPGTVGVPLPGVELRLVEEDGSEVTGYDGETVGEIQVRGPNLFTEYLNRPDATAAAFTADGWFRTGDMAVRDPDGYVRIVGRKATDLIKSGGYKIGAGEIENALLEHPGVREAAVTGEPDADLGERIVAWIVPAEPHSPPSLDELADHVARRLAPHKRPRVVHHLDALPRNDMGKIMKRALPHD, encoded by the coding sequence ATGTCCTCCCTCTTCCCCGCCCTGACCGACGCCCCGGCCAACCGGCCCGCCCTCCGATTCGGCGAGCGCTCCCTGACCTACGCGCAGCTCGCCGCCGCGGCCGGTGCGACGGCCGGGCGCATCCGGGAGGCCCGCCGGGTCGCCGTCTGGGCGACGCCCACCATGGAGACCGCGGTCGCCGTCGTCGCCGCGCTGCTGGCCGGCGTGCCCGCCGTGCCGCTCAACCCGAAGTCGGGCGAGAACGAACTCGGGCACATCCTGTCCGACAGCGCCCCCGACCTGGTGCTCACGGCACCGGACGACCAACTCCCCGCCCCCCTACGGGATCTGTCCCGCCTCGACGTAGACGTGCACGGCACCGGGCCGGCCCCCGAGGACCGCGCCGACGAGTCCGACCCGGCGCTGATCGTCTACACCTCCGGCACCACCGGCCCGCCGAAGGGCGCGGTCATCCCGCGCCGGGCGATCGCCTCGACCCTGGACGCGCTGGCCGACGCGTGGCAGTGGACCGTCGACGACGTACTCGTCCACGGACTGCCGCTGTTCCATGTGCACGGCCTGGTCCTGGGCACCCTCGGCCCGCTGCGGCGCGGCGGCTCGGTGCGGCACCTGGGCCGCTTCACGACACAGGGCGTCGCCCGGGAGCTGAACGCCGGGGCGACCATGCTGTTCGGCGTGCCGACGATGTACCACCGGATCGCGGAGGCGGTGACCGGCGATCCGGAGCTGGTGAAGGCGCTGACCGGGGCGCGGCTGCTGGTGTCCGGTTCCGCCGCGCTGCCCGTGCACGACCACGGGCGGATCGCGACGGCGACCGGGCGGCGGGTGATCGAGCGGTACGGCATGACGGAGACGCTGATGAACACCAGCGTCCGGGCCGACGGCGAGGCCCGCCCGGGCACGGTCGGTGTGCCGCTGCCGGGCGTGGAGCTGCGGCTGGTCGAGGAGGACGGCTCGGAGGTCACCGGGTACGACGGTGAGACCGTCGGCGAGATCCAGGTGCGTGGCCCGAACCTGTTCACCGAGTATCTGAACCGGCCCGACGCCACCGCCGCCGCGTTCACCGCCGACGGCTGGTTCCGCACCGGCGACATGGCGGTGCGCGACCCCGACGGCTATGTCCGGATCGTCGGCCGCAAGGCCACCGACCTGATCAAGAGCGGCGGTTACAAGATCGGGGCGGGTGAGATCGAGAACGCGCTCCTGGAACACCCCGGGGTGCGGGAGGCCGCCGTCACCGGGGAACCGGACGCCGATCTGGGCGAGCGGATCGTGGCGTGGATCGTCCCGGCGGAGCCCCATTCCCCGCCGTCGCTCGACGAGTTGGCGGATCACGTGGCCAGGCGTCTCGCCCCGCACAAGCGCCCGCGGGTCGTCCACCACCTGGACGCCCTGCCCCGCAACGACATGGGGAAGATCATGAAGCGGGCGCTGCCCCATGACTGA
- a CDS encoding carboxyl transferase domain-containing protein, with the protein MTEHRPRTERLPTTERPSARAVVDALADDSTFTELPDAIRDCRPDGPLAWPGYDAARARASERTGEQESVICGTARVGGTRAVLIAFEFGFLGGSLGERTGDRLEAAYTYAREHRLPVVPLVATGGSRMQEGMLALSQLQRVARESALTREAGLAQVAVVRDPTTGGGWATLGAGADVVLALPGAQVGFAGSRVRPADADPAAYTAEAQVAAGAADAVVRPEELRETLGRWLRLLTRPSTTPAPPPDALGDDAGLPATGWDAARRARSPRRPRAAAYLDAYFSDRAAISGDRCGGTDPDGILCGFGTHEGRTVAYAAQTGTATRPAGYRTAARLIRLADRLGIPVLTLVDTPGAANDAEAERQGAGAAIADLFAAVAGARTPVTTLVIGEGGSGGALALAAPGNTWATPDSYFSVIAPELAAAILKRPPRAVETTADQLRIRPQDLVELGVIRGTVGP; encoded by the coding sequence ATGACTGAGCACCGCCCCAGGACCGAGCGCCTCCCGACGACCGAGCGCCCCTCCGCCCGCGCGGTCGTCGACGCCCTCGCCGACGACTCCACCTTCACCGAACTGCCCGACGCCATAAGGGATTGCAGGCCGGACGGCCCGCTCGCCTGGCCCGGCTACGACGCCGCCCGCGCCCGCGCCTCCGAACGCACGGGCGAGCAGGAGTCCGTGATCTGCGGCACCGCCCGCGTCGGCGGCACCCGGGCCGTGCTGATCGCGTTCGAGTTCGGCTTCCTCGGCGGCTCCCTGGGAGAGCGCACCGGCGACCGGCTGGAGGCGGCGTACACCTACGCCCGTGAGCACCGCCTCCCGGTCGTGCCGCTGGTCGCCACCGGTGGCAGCCGGATGCAGGAGGGCATGCTCGCCCTGAGCCAACTCCAGCGCGTGGCCCGTGAGTCGGCGCTCACCAGGGAGGCGGGGCTCGCGCAGGTGGCCGTGGTGCGCGATCCGACCACCGGGGGCGGCTGGGCCACCCTGGGCGCGGGCGCCGACGTGGTTCTCGCGCTGCCCGGGGCCCAGGTCGGCTTCGCCGGCTCCCGGGTGCGGCCGGCGGACGCGGACCCGGCGGCGTACACGGCCGAGGCGCAGGTCGCGGCGGGGGCGGCGGACGCGGTCGTACGGCCGGAGGAGCTGCGCGAGACGCTGGGCCGGTGGCTGCGGCTGCTGACGCGCCCGTCCACCACACCGGCCCCGCCGCCCGACGCGCTCGGCGACGACGCGGGCCTGCCCGCCACCGGCTGGGACGCCGCCCGGCGCGCCCGCTCACCCCGGCGCCCGCGCGCCGCCGCCTACTTGGACGCCTACTTCTCCGACCGGGCCGCGATCAGCGGCGACCGCTGCGGCGGCACGGACCCGGACGGCATACTGTGCGGCTTCGGCACGCACGAGGGCCGTACGGTCGCGTACGCCGCGCAGACCGGGACCGCGACCCGTCCCGCCGGCTACCGCACCGCCGCCCGTCTGATCCGCCTCGCGGACCGGCTGGGCATTCCGGTGCTGACCCTCGTGGACACCCCGGGCGCCGCCAACGACGCCGAGGCGGAGCGGCAGGGCGCGGGTGCCGCGATAGCGGACCTGTTCGCCGCGGTGGCGGGCGCCCGCACCCCGGTGACCACGCTGGTGATCGGCGAAGGCGGCTCCGGCGGCGCGCTGGCACTGGCCGCGCCCGGCAACACCTGGGCCACCCCGGACAGTTACTTCTCGGTGATCGCGCCGGAGCTCGCGGCGGCCATCCTCAAGCGACCGCCGCGCGCGGTGGAGACGACGGCGGACCAGCTCCGCATCCGGCCGCAGGATCTGGTGGAGCTGGGGGTGATCCGCGGGACCGTGGGACCGTGA
- a CDS encoding rod shape-determining protein produces MTASLEQLRRCHFAVDLGAARTRVYVKGAGLVVDQPSAAAVNTHTGALMAVGELAEKMTGRTPDYIRVVHPVSGGTVVDIEMAQRMLRHLLGDKMRRGLRRKPILRAAACIPHDADPLAQRAAIETLVGLGARRVELVDTLIAAAVGCGLPVEQPEATMIMVCGAAATQVAVLSLGSIVTAERIPVGGDAVDHAIVQHLRHEHELMLPSQSVRPLQLALSGNGLTPHGPASTEIHGRDVATGLARSVQVDTAAVRDAIQTPLTAVLDGIGTVLRACPPDLVADLADRGIMMVGGSALLPGLDQMLRQATGMPVHIAERPDVCAVQGLGAMLEGRIAPLALDPLGS; encoded by the coding sequence ATGACCGCCAGTCTGGAGCAGTTGCGCCGCTGCCACTTCGCCGTCGACCTGGGGGCGGCCCGCACCCGCGTCTACGTCAAGGGCGCCGGGCTCGTCGTCGACCAGCCGTCCGCCGCCGCCGTGAACACCCACACCGGCGCGCTGATGGCGGTCGGGGAACTCGCGGAGAAGATGACGGGCCGCACACCGGACTACATCCGGGTGGTGCATCCGGTCTCGGGCGGCACCGTCGTCGACATCGAGATGGCGCAGCGCATGCTGCGGCACCTGCTCGGCGACAAGATGCGCCGCGGCCTGCGCCGCAAGCCGATCCTGCGCGCCGCGGCCTGCATCCCGCACGACGCCGACCCGCTCGCCCAGCGGGCCGCCATCGAGACGCTGGTCGGACTCGGGGCCCGCCGCGTGGAGCTGGTCGACACGCTGATCGCCGCCGCTGTCGGCTGCGGACTGCCCGTGGAGCAGCCCGAGGCCACGATGATCATGGTGTGCGGTGCCGCGGCGACGCAGGTGGCGGTGCTGTCCCTCGGCTCGATCGTCACCGCCGAGCGCATTCCGGTGGGCGGCGATGCCGTCGACCACGCGATCGTGCAGCACCTGCGGCACGAGCACGAGCTGATGCTGCCCAGCCAGTCGGTACGGCCGCTGCAGCTCGCCCTGTCCGGCAACGGGCTCACCCCGCACGGCCCGGCCTCCACGGAGATCCACGGGCGGGACGTCGCCACCGGCCTGGCCCGCTCCGTCCAGGTCGACACCGCCGCCGTGCGGGACGCCATCCAGACGCCGCTCACCGCCGTCCTCGACGGCATCGGCACGGTCCTGCGGGCCTGCCCGCCCGACCTGGTCGCCGACCTCGCCGACCGGGGGATCATGATGGTCGGCGGCAGTGCGCTGCTGCCGGGCCTGGACCAGATGCTGCGCCAGGCGACCGGCATGCCCGTGCACATCGCCGAGCGCCCGGACGTGTGCGCCGTCCAGGGCCTCGGCGCGATGCTGGAGGGCAGGATCGCGCCGCTGGCGCTGGACCCGCTGGGATCCTGA
- a CDS encoding sensor histidine kinase, with amino-acid sequence MTATVAEPFGPLEPFVHPALFYRDEEEYLDVTVPFVREGLAAGDPVAVAVPGKNLALIRDALGEAAEAVKLLDMREAGRNPGRIIPGVLRAFADAQPPGRRVRIIGEPIWAGRSDTEYPACVQHEALINAAFQGRTATILCPYDVEQLPEQVLADAYATHPTIIPSGSRLEQGSDAYAPGDVVARYNEALPPAPDALTFAFDSDSLSEARHVAVGEGARLGLSGVKLDDLALAMAELTTNSVVHGGGSGVMRVWTEGGYVVCEVRDQGRLTDPLAGRRPAPRDQRGGRGLLLVNLIADLVRVHRGDDGTTVRCWFAR; translated from the coding sequence ATGACCGCTACCGTGGCCGAGCCCTTCGGACCTCTTGAGCCCTTCGTCCACCCCGCGCTCTTCTACCGCGACGAGGAGGAGTACCTCGACGTCACCGTGCCCTTCGTGCGCGAGGGCCTGGCGGCCGGCGACCCCGTGGCGGTCGCGGTGCCCGGCAAGAACCTCGCGCTGATCCGCGACGCCCTCGGCGAGGCCGCCGAGGCGGTGAAGCTCCTGGACATGCGCGAGGCCGGCCGCAACCCGGGGCGGATCATCCCCGGGGTGCTACGCGCGTTCGCCGACGCCCAGCCGCCCGGACGCCGGGTGCGGATCATCGGCGAGCCCATCTGGGCCGGGCGCTCCGACACCGAGTACCCCGCCTGCGTCCAGCACGAGGCGCTCATCAACGCCGCCTTCCAGGGCCGCACGGCGACCATCCTGTGTCCGTACGACGTCGAGCAGCTCCCCGAGCAGGTCCTCGCCGACGCCTACGCCACCCACCCGACCATCATCCCCTCCGGCTCCCGGCTGGAGCAGGGCAGTGACGCGTACGCCCCCGGGGACGTCGTCGCCCGGTACAACGAGGCGCTGCCGCCCGCGCCGGACGCGCTGACGTTCGCCTTCGACTCGGACTCGCTCTCCGAGGCCCGGCACGTGGCCGTGGGGGAGGGCGCGCGGCTCGGACTCAGCGGCGTCAAGCTGGACGACCTGGCCCTCGCCATGGCCGAGCTCACCACCAACAGCGTGGTGCACGGCGGCGGTTCCGGGGTGATGCGGGTGTGGACCGAGGGCGGGTACGTGGTGTGCGAGGTGCGCGACCAGGGGCGGCTCACGGACCCTCTGGCCGGGCGCCGGCCCGCCCCCCGCGACCAGCGTGGCGGGCGCGGGCTGCTGCTGGTGAACCTCATCGCCGACCTGGTGCGGGTACACAGGGGGGACGACGGGACGACCGTGCGCTGCTGGTTCGCCCGCTGA
- a CDS encoding STAS domain-containing protein: MNTQYRVPDAGSCGPVPGLAVFPLSGRQGVRATGEVVLTTRAIWEGVLEQAVREDKDVYYLELSDVTFVDVAGAGALAAAAGQLGEGRRFVVRRPPAALRRTLDLLWPGHAGIEVSMS, encoded by the coding sequence TTGAACACTCAGTATCGGGTGCCGGACGCCGGGTCCTGCGGTCCCGTGCCGGGCCTGGCGGTGTTCCCGCTGTCCGGGCGGCAGGGTGTCCGGGCGACGGGGGAGGTTGTCCTGACGACCCGTGCGATCTGGGAAGGCGTACTGGAGCAGGCCGTTCGCGAGGATAAGGACGTGTACTACCTTGAGTTGTCCGACGTGACGTTCGTCGACGTCGCAGGCGCGGGTGCGCTCGCGGCCGCCGCCGGGCAGCTCGGGGAAGGCCGGCGGTTCGTGGTACGACGGCCGCCGGCGGCCCTGCGGCGCACGCTGGACCTGCTGTGGCCCGGCCATGCGGGGATCGAGGTGTCGATGTCATGA